One window of the Peromyscus leucopus breed LL Stock chromosome 17, UCI_PerLeu_2.1, whole genome shotgun sequence genome contains the following:
- the LOC114682454 gene encoding tripartite motif-containing protein 75-like produces MSRAFNVARLQGETKCHICLDVLTEPDTTECGHNFCHSCIYNFCRGREVVPCPVCRHYCQKQNITSNAQLGEMVNMVQQFQNRASQSEETKTSCERHNQVLTLFCEDDLQLLCDRCIGPESHNSHRVTSIARAASHHRERLWGLSKLLKKEMKEAEELRRIQDGGTQALREQAEAQRCELNSEFERLHRCLDREQQAAFSRLKEEEKDVRQKLSQNIEAFEKRTSTLKSLLKLALAGKTSSEVDLLSTVKNFYKDYESLSNPDIFSPQLRREAYNFPLQYSALQKIIQQFTVQVTLDPDTAHQNLLVSEDKKCVTFSKKKQRVPDFLKRFTKSHVVLGFPNFSSGRHFWAVKVGEKSEWAVGICRANLSTGARQSLIPPGCWRIVWKGDCFEVSGEADPKGSQLKATRPRVIGIFLDYELGEVSFYRMPEKSHICTIGDTFAEPVCPYFYIGNNSEPLRLCSATDAE; encoded by the coding sequence ATGTCACGGGCATTTAACGTGGCCAGACTCCAGGGAGAGACCAAGTGCCACATCTGTCTGGATGTTCTGACCGAACCAGACACCACAGAATGTGGACACAACTTCTGTCACTCTTGTATCTATAACTTCTGTAGGGGCCGGGAAGTCGTGCCCTGTCCCGTCTGTAGACATTATTGCCAAAAGCAGAACATCACAAGCAATGCCCAGCTTGGGGAGATGGTGAACATGGTCCAGCAGTTCCAAAACAGGGCAAGCCAGAGTGAGGAGACCAAAACCAGCTGTGAGAGGCACAACCAGGTCTTGACTCTCTTCTGTGAAGATGACCTGCAGCTGCTGTGTGACCGGTGCATCGGGCCGGAGAGCCACAACAGCCATCGGGTAACATCCATTGCACGGGCCGCCTCTCACCACAGAGAAAGGCTTTGGGGCTTAAGCAAGCTtctgaagaaggaaatgaaagaggcTGAAGAGTTAAGACGCATTCAAGACGGTGGGACCCAGGCCTTGAGGGAGCAGGCAGAAGCCCAGAGGTGTGAACTGAACTCTGAATTTGAGCGGCTCCACCGGTGTTTAGATCGGGAACAGCAGGCGGCTTTCTCCAGGctaaaagaggaggagaaggatgtCAGGCAGAAACTGAGCCAAAACATAGAGGCATTTGAAAAACGGACTTCTACACTCAAAAGTCTCCTGAAACTCGCGTTGGCGGGCAAAACGTCCTCAGAGGTAGATCTGCTGTCGACAGTCAAGAATTTCTACAAGGATTACGAGAGTCTGAGTAACCCAGACATCTTTTCACCTCAGTTAAGAAGAGAAGCATACAACTTTCCTCTCCAGTATTCAGCGCTACAGAAAATTATACAGCAATTTACAGTTCAAGTAACTCTAGACCCAGACACAGCCCATCAAAACCTGCTTGTCTCTGAGGataaaaaatgtgttacattttcaaagaaaaaacaacgtgttcctgattttttaaaaaggtttaccAAGAGCCATGTTGTATTGGGGTTTCCGAATTTTAGTTCTGGGAGACATTTCTGGGCGGTAAAGGTAGGAGAGAAGTCCGAGTGGGCTGTTGGGATCTGCAGAGCCAATCTGTCCACTGGGGCAAGGCAGTCCTTGATCCCTCCCGGGTGCTGGAGGATTGTCTGGAAGGGTGACTGCTTCGAGGTCTCAGGAGAAGCAGACCCAAAGGGTTCTCAGCTGAAAGCCACAAGGCCCAGAGTCATTGGCATTTTCCTGGACTATGAGCTGGGAGAAGTCTCCTTTTATAGGATGCCTGAGAAATCTCACATCTGTACTATCGGGGACACTTTTGCGGAGCCTGTTTGCCCTTATTTCTACATAGGAAATAATTCAGAACCTCTTAGACTCTGCTCTGCCACAGATGCTGAGTGA